From one Lycorma delicatula isolate Av1 chromosome 2, ASM4794821v1, whole genome shotgun sequence genomic stretch:
- the Su(H) gene encoding recombining binding protein suppressor of hairless: MPHQYGMAVSLQSPLVQYAPYRNDEQRLTRDAMERYLRERSDMVIVILHAKVAQKSYGNEKRFFCPPPCIYLYGEGWRLRQEQLLREGESEQAAQLCAFIGIGNSDQDMQQLDLNNGKQYCAAKTLYISDSDKRKHFMLSVKMFYGSGHDIGVFHSKRIKVISKPSKKKQSLKNADLCIASGTKVALFNRLRSQTVSTRYLHVENGNFHASSTQWGAFTIHLLDDDESESEEFSVRDGYVHYGSTVKLVCSVTGMALPRLIIRKVDKQMALLEADDPVSQLHKCAFYMKDTERMYLCLSQERIIQFQATPCPKEPNKEMINDGACWTIISTDKAEYQFYEGMGPVRSPVTPVPVVHSLHLNGGGDVAMLELSGENFTPNLQVWFGDVEAETMYRCQESMLCVVPDISSFRGEWLWVRQPTQVPVSLVRNDGIIYATGLTFTYTPEPGPRPHCTPAEDIMRVSHTERLPAIADVAWNQPQGI, encoded by the coding sequence ATGCCACACCAGTACGGGATGGCAGTGAGCCTGCAGTCCCCTCTAGTGCAGTATGCGCCATATCGCAATGATGAACAACGACTCACACGAGATGCTATGGAACGCTACCTCCGGGAGCGCAGTGATATGGTTATTGTCATCCTGCATGCCAAAGTCGCTCAAAAATCATATGGAAATGAAAAGAGATTTTTCTGTCCTCCACCTTGTATCTACTTATATGGTGAAGGATGGAGACTTCGTCAGGAACAGTTGTTACGTGAAGGAGAATCTGAACAAGCTGCACAACTTTGTGCTTTTATAGGGATAGGAAATTCTGATCAAGATATGCAGCAGTTAGATCTGAATAATGGTAAACAATATTGTGCTGCAAAGACTCTTTATATTTCAGATTCGGACAAGAGGAAACATTTCATGTTatctgttaaaatgttttatggaAGTGGTCATGACATAGGAGTATTTCATAGCAAACGaattaaagtaatttcaaaacCGTCAAAGAAAAAACAGTCATTAAAAAATGCCGACCTGTGTATCGCAAGTGGAACGAAGGTAGCACTTTTTAATAGATTAAGGTCTCAGACTGTAAGTACTAGATACTTgcatgttgaaaatggtaattttcATGCTAGTTCGACTCAGTGGGGAGCCTTTACAATCCATTTGTTAGACGATGATGAGAGTGAAAGTGAAGAATTTAGTGTTCGTGACGGTTACGTTCATTACGGCAGCACTGTGAAACTTGTTTGCAGTGTTACCGGAATGGCTTTGCCAAGGCTTATTATTCGAAAAGTGGATAAACAGATGGCTCTTTTAGAAGCAGACGATCCTGTTTCACAGCTTCACAAATGTGCATTCTACATGAAAGATACTGAAAGAATGTATTTATGCTTATCTCAAGAACGAATTATACAGTTTCAAGCAACTCCATGTCCAAAAGAACCAAACAAAGAGATGATTAATGATGGAGCTTGCTGGACAATCATCAGTACTGATAAAGCAGAGTATCAGTTTTATGAAGGAATGGGTCCTGTTCGTTCACCTGTTACACCCGTCCCTGTCGTTCACAGCTTGCATTTAAATGGAGGAGGAGATGTTGCTATGTTGGAGCTCTCTGGGGAAAATTTTACTCCAAATCTACAGGTCTGGTTTGGGGATGTAGAAGCAGAAACGATGTATAGATGTCAGGAAAGTATGTTATGTGTAGTTCCTGATATATCATCATTCCGTGGCGAATGGTTGTGGGTGAGACAGCCCACTCAGGTACCCGTTTCACTTGTCAGAAATGATGGCATTATTTATGCTACAGGATTAACATTCACTTATACTCCTGAACCCGGTCCGAGACCACATTGCACACCAGCTGAAGATATCATGAGAGTATCGCATACAGAACGGTTGCCAGCTATCGCAGATGTTGCTTGGAATCAGCCGCAAGGAATATAA